A stretch of the Coprobacillus cateniformis genome encodes the following:
- the dinB gene encoding DNA polymerase IV encodes MQIIFHVDLNAFYASAETSSQPSLKGKPIVICRESRRSIITTASYEARKFGIHSAMPLFKAKELCPHLVIVPPHFELYKTLSEKFFNIISTFSQELEVASIDECYVDLTNYIQMHYQNPYDVAIEIQKRVFAELKLQCSIGIAPNKFLAKMASDMQKPMGITVITNQNYKQKIWPLPIENMFGIGKKTAPKLIELGIVRIGDLAKYENYEKIKPIFGKNALIYYQKANGKDYSKINVAHNELKSIGNSTTFERDSQDEEFIKSVFRDLAQEVSSRAKKRDLVGNSISITLKYTREKSKTKQMIIDDYTQDFDTIYATSLLLFESIYGGEMLRLVGISLNNVKHVEELQQQISLFDHTQLQASKKEINETDEVIHRLNSSLPGLKVMKASDLIEPQSTIQKKYLENNE; translated from the coding sequence ATGCAAATTATATTTCATGTTGATTTAAATGCATTTTATGCAAGCGCAGAAACATCATCACAACCATCTTTGAAGGGCAAACCAATAGTTATCTGTAGAGAATCTCGACGAAGCATTATTACAACTGCTTCCTATGAAGCAAGAAAATTCGGTATTCATTCTGCTATGCCACTGTTTAAAGCAAAAGAATTATGTCCACATCTTGTTATTGTTCCTCCACATTTTGAACTTTACAAGACTCTCTCTGAAAAATTTTTCAATATTATTTCAACATTTTCACAAGAATTAGAAGTGGCAAGCATAGATGAATGTTATGTGGATTTAACGAACTATATTCAGATGCATTACCAAAACCCTTATGATGTCGCAATCGAAATTCAAAAGCGAGTTTTCGCAGAATTGAAGTTACAATGTTCGATAGGAATAGCACCAAATAAGTTTTTAGCAAAAATGGCTAGTGATATGCAAAAACCAATGGGAATCACTGTCATAACAAATCAAAACTATAAGCAAAAAATTTGGCCATTACCAATAGAAAACATGTTTGGTATTGGTAAAAAAACTGCTCCTAAGCTGATTGAATTAGGAATAGTCAGAATTGGTGATTTAGCAAAATATGAAAACTATGAGAAAATCAAACCTATATTTGGAAAAAATGCACTGATATATTATCAAAAGGCAAACGGGAAAGATTATTCAAAAATCAATGTTGCACATAATGAATTAAAGTCTATTGGGAATTCAACAACATTTGAGCGTGATAGCCAAGATGAAGAATTTATTAAATCAGTATTTAGAGACTTAGCACAAGAAGTTTCTTCACGTGCCAAAAAGCGAGATTTAGTAGGGAATTCTATCTCAATTACGTTAAAATACACAAGAGAAAAGAGTAAAACAAAACAAATGATTATTGATGATTATACTCAGGATTTTGATACTATTTATGCAACATCTTTATTGTTGTTTGAAAGTATTTATGGTGGTGAAATGCTACGATTAGTTGGTATAAGTTTGAATAATGTTAAACATGTTGAAGAATTACAGCAACAGATTTCTTTATTTGATCATACCCAACTACAAGCAAGTAAAAAAGAGATTAATGAAACTGACGAAGTTATACATCGTTTAAATTCTTCGTTACCTGGTTTGAAAGTAATGAAAGCATCAGATCTAATAGAACCACAATCAACAATTCAAAAGAAATACTTAGAAAACAATGAATAA
- a CDS encoding tyrosine recombinase, with product MKCVDALKEYKQYMIVEKGYSRYTVENYERDILHFIDFIYKKYEVNSIDNIIKDHMYHYLKDLRNHLKASSVDRHMTSLKQFYIFLVKENIIKDNVMSSFEMSKKAKYLPEVLTVAEVNQLLDSIDVNDPVSARNRCMVEVLYASGLRVSEMCFLTLQNVNIHKGFVKCIGKRNKERIVPMNENCCLLLKKYIEEYRPQLCEEVSSQYLFINKKGQPIQRDDFYHILENIVKKSGLKKHVTPHTLRHTFATHLLENDADLRSIQEMLGHSDISTTTIYTHVSNNKAIEEYRKLHPRSKKRR from the coding sequence TTGAAATGTGTAGATGCGTTAAAAGAATATAAACAATATATGATTGTAGAAAAAGGTTATAGCCGTTATACTGTTGAGAATTATGAACGTGATATTCTACATTTTATTGATTTTATTTATAAAAAATATGAAGTCAATAGTATAGATAATATTATTAAAGATCACATGTATCATTATCTTAAAGATTTGCGTAATCATTTAAAAGCATCTTCTGTTGACCGACATATGACTTCACTAAAGCAATTTTATATTTTCTTAGTAAAAGAAAATATCATTAAGGACAATGTTATGAGTTCTTTTGAAATGTCTAAGAAAGCGAAATATTTACCTGAAGTTTTGACAGTTGCTGAAGTCAATCAGTTGCTTGATTCAATTGATGTAAATGATCCAGTGTCAGCGCGTAATCGGTGTATGGTAGAAGTTTTATATGCATCTGGATTAAGAGTGAGTGAAATGTGTTTTTTAACGTTACAGAACGTGAATATACATAAAGGCTTTGTAAAATGTATTGGAAAAAGAAACAAGGAAAGAATTGTACCAATGAATGAGAATTGTTGTTTGTTGTTAAAGAAATATATTGAAGAATATAGACCACAATTATGTGAGGAAGTTTCGTCCCAATACCTTTTTATTAATAAAAAAGGACAGCCTATTCAAAGAGATGACTTTTATCATATTTTAGAAAATATTGTTAAGAAAAGTGGGTTGAAAAAACATGTCACTCCTCATACATTACGTCATACATTTGCGACTCATTTATTAGAAAATGATGCTGATTTACGGTCTATCCAAGAAATGCTAGGACATAGTGATATTTCTACAACAACAATATATACACATGTGTCTAATAATAAAGCAATAGAAGAATATAGGAAGTTACATCCACGAAGCAAGAAAAGGAGATAA